In Podospora pseudoanserina strain CBS 124.78 chromosome 5, whole genome shotgun sequence, a single window of DNA contains:
- a CDS encoding hypothetical protein (EggNog:ENOG503NWNX; COG:F) has product MDEDQGPSQIVPGQTPKKTFGDRLNTIRKTFTTKEGLIGDYDYAFLFRPNLPFMAKSDKAPPFFGLNDRMPVVLALILGFQHALAMLAGIITPPIIMSGAGGVNLTTEQTQYLVSTALIVSGLLSAIQITRVHIKGTPYYIGTGLISVVGISFAIIPVATGAFNQMYENGFCQKDEFGSKLPCPDAYGAVLGTAALCALLEIALSFMPPKIMLRIFPPIVTGPTVMLIGIHLIESGFKNWAGGSGLCAEKNPAEFFARCPDISAPNALPWGSPEYLGLGFSVFVTIILCERFGSPIMKSTSVIIGLLTGCIIAAATGYFNRAGIDNAPVASFIWVKTFKLTLYGPLVLPLMAVFIICACEAIGDITATCDVSRLEVEGKLYESRIQGGVLADGINGMLAALCTITPVTTFAQNNGVIALTRCANRSAGYCCCFFLVIMGVFAKFAASLVAIPSAVLGGMTTFLFTAVAVSGMAIITKGVPFNRRNRFILTAGLALGYGATLVPNYFENVFSYSGEDKGLQGFLDAISLIMETGFAVTAMICMILNLTLPMEVEDVTEAVAGQNQSVVTAARPTSAGDSVEEEKGVKSA; this is encoded by the exons ATGGATGAGGATCAAGGTCCGTCCCAGATTGTCCCTGGGCAGACGCCAAAGAAGACCTTTGGCGATCGCCTCAATACCATCAGAAAGACCTTCACTACCAAGGAGGGTCTCATCGGCGACTATGACTACGCATTCCTTTTCCGGCCGAACCTCCCCTTCATGGCCAAATCCGACAAGGCTCCACCATTCTTCGGCCTCAACGACCGCATGCCTGTCGTCCTCGCCCTGATTCTCGGCTTCCAGCACGCCCTTGCCATGTTGGCTGGTATCATCACACCTCCAATCATCATGTCCGGCGCCGGCGGtgtcaacctcaccaccgagcAAACTCAGTACCTCGTCTCTACCGCCCTCATCGTCTCCGGTCTCCTCTCCGCTATCCAGATTACCCGTGTGCACATCAAGGGCACTCCCTACTACATTGGCACTGGTCTGATCTCTGTCGTCGGTATCTCGTTCGCCATTATTCCCGTTGCCACcggtgccttcaaccagATGTACGAAAATGGCTTTTGCCAAAAGGATGAGTTTGGTTCCAAGCTCCCTTGCCCCGATGCCTACGGCGCTGTTCTCGGCACAGCTGCCCTTTGCGCCCTCCTCGAAATCGCCCTGAGCTTCATGCCACCAAAGATCATGCTCCGTATCTTCCCCCCAATAGTCACCGGCCCTACCGTCATGCTCATCGGTATCCACCTCATCGAGTCCGGCTTCAAGAACTGGGCCGGTGGCTCTGGTCTCTGCGCTGAGAAGAACCCCGCCGAGTTCTTTGCCCGCTGCCCCGATATTTCTGCGCCGAACGCCCTGCCGTGGGGTTCGCCAGAGTACCTCGGTCTCGGCTTCAGCGTCTTCGTTACCATCATCCTCTGCGAGCGTTTCGGTTCTCCCATCATGAAGTCTACCTCTGTCATTATTGGTCTCTTGACTGGCTGCATcattgctgctgccactGGCTACTTCAACCGTGCCGGTATCGACAATGCGCCTGTTGCCTCCTTCATCTGGGTCAAGACCTTCAAGCTTACGCTTTATGGACCGCTGGTGTTGCCGCTGATGGCAGTGTTCATCATCTGCGCTTGCGAGGCTATTGGTGATATCACCGCTACTTGCGATGTCTCCAGACTCGAGGTGGAGGGCAAGCTCTACGAGAGCAGAATCCAGGGTGGTGTCTTGGCTGATGGTATCAACGGTATGCTGGCTGCCCTCTGCACCATCACTCCTGTTACCACCTTTGCCCAGAACAATGGTGTTATTGCTTTGACTCGCTGCGCCAACAGAAGCGCCGGTTACTGCTGCTG CTTCTTCCTTGTCATCATGGGTGTCTTCGCCAAGTTCGCCGCCTCCCTTGTTGCTATTCCATCTGCCGTCCTCGGTGGCATGACCACCTTCCTTTTCACCGCTGTCGCCGTTTCCGGTATGGCCATTATCACTAAGGGTGTGCCATTCAACCGCCGCAACAGATTCATCCTCACTGCTGGTCTTGCTCTCGGCTATGGTGCTACTCTTGTGCCGAACTACTTTGAGAATGTCTTCAGCTACAGCGGCGAGGACAAGGGCCTGCAGGGCTTCCTTGAtgccatctccctcatcatGGAGACTGGCTTTGCTGTCACGGCCATGATCTGCATGATCTTGAACCTGACGCTCccgatggaggtggaggatgttaCTGAGGCGGTTGCTGGACAGAATCAGAGTGTGGTGACTGCGGCGAGGCCGACGAGTGCGGGGGATagtgttgaggaggagaagggtgtcAAGAGCGCCTGA